A stretch of the Panicum virgatum strain AP13 chromosome 9N, P.virgatum_v5, whole genome shotgun sequence genome encodes the following:
- the LOC120689857 gene encoding mitochondrial import inner membrane translocase subunit TIM22-1-like isoform X2 yields the protein MPNLEGQMYEPASQAAAVEPIRMPTAEEIKGQDIWNNCVVRSVVSGVMGGGLGVLMGLFFGALDNPIMAEEMTARQQIVYTAKQMGRRSISNAKTFAVMGLIFSAAECVIEKARAKHDTTNTAVAGCVTGGALAVKGGRDRGGFEEDEGR from the exons ATGCCGAATCTCGAGGGCCAGATGTACGAGCCGGCGAGCCAGGCAGCTGCGGTGGAGCCGATCCGGATGCCGACGGCGGAGGAGATCAAGGGGCAGGACATCTGGAACAACTGCGTGGTCCGCAGCGTCGTTAGTGGCGTCATGG GAGGTGGTCTTGGTGTACTTATGGGACTATTCTTTGGAGCTCTGGACAATCCAATAATGGCAGAGGAAATGACAGCCAGGCAACAAATAGTATACACAGCAAAACAGATGGGTAGGAGAAGTATAAGCAATGCCAAAACCTTTGCGGTCATGGGCCTGATTTTCTCAGCAGCTGAATGTGTCATAGAGAAG GCTCGGGCAAAGCATGACACTACCAATACAGCAGTAGCTGGCTGTGTCACAGGAGGAGCTTTAGCAGTAAAAG gaggcagagatcggggaggctttgaagaggatgaagggcggtaa